Proteins from a genomic interval of Aquabacterium sp. J223:
- a CDS encoding aldo/keto reductase, translating into MHQRPLGPFQVSAIGLGCMNLSHAYGVPPSKEDAARLLLRALDLGVTLFDTAALYGFGANETLVGEVLGPHRSRFTLASKCGMQGETFPDGVKRVIDNRPDKLRATCEAALKRLRTDVIDLYYLHRYDKRVPIEESVGALGDLVRAGKVRAIGLSEVSAATLRRAHAEHPIAAVQNEYSLWSRNVELGVLQACRELGVALVAFSPVARGFFAGAVRDAAQLDAKDIRRAMPRFQGENLQKNLALLPPLQALAAEVGCTPTQLALAWLLAQGEHVIPIPGTTSVAHLEEDVAAADLRLPDDVLRRAGELIHQGTVAGPRYNAATQTEIDTEEFDA; encoded by the coding sequence ATGCACCAACGTCCGCTCGGCCCCTTCCAGGTCTCCGCCATCGGCCTGGGCTGCATGAACCTGAGCCACGCCTACGGCGTGCCGCCGTCGAAGGAAGACGCCGCCCGCCTGCTGCTGCGCGCGCTCGACCTGGGCGTCACGCTGTTCGACACCGCCGCGCTGTACGGCTTCGGCGCCAACGAGACGCTGGTGGGCGAGGTGCTCGGGCCCCACCGATCGAGGTTCACCCTGGCCAGCAAGTGCGGCATGCAGGGCGAGACCTTCCCCGACGGCGTCAAGCGCGTCATCGACAACCGGCCGGACAAGCTGCGCGCCACCTGCGAGGCGGCGCTGAAGCGCCTGCGCACTGACGTCATCGACCTGTACTACCTGCACCGGTACGACAAGCGGGTGCCGATCGAGGAGAGCGTCGGCGCGCTGGGCGACCTGGTGCGTGCCGGCAAGGTGCGGGCGATCGGCCTGTCCGAGGTGTCCGCCGCGACCCTGCGCCGGGCCCACGCCGAGCACCCGATCGCCGCCGTGCAGAACGAGTACTCGCTGTGGTCGCGCAACGTGGAGCTGGGCGTGCTGCAGGCCTGCCGCGAGCTCGGCGTCGCGCTGGTCGCCTTCAGCCCGGTGGCCCGCGGCTTCTTCGCCGGCGCGGTGCGGGATGCGGCGCAGCTCGACGCCAAGGACATCCGCCGTGCCATGCCGCGCTTCCAGGGCGAGAACCTGCAGAAGAACCTGGCGCTGCTGCCGCCGCTGCAGGCACTGGCCGCCGAGGTCGGCTGCACACCGACCCAGCTCGCGCTGGCCTGGCTGCTGGCGCAGGGCGAGCACGTCATCCCCATCCCGGGCACCACGTCCGTCGCCCACCTGGAAGAGGACGTCGCGGCGGCCGACCTGCGGCTGCCGGACGACGTGCTGCGCCGTGCCGGCGAGCTGATCCACCAGGGCACCGTGGCCGGCCCGCGCTACAACGCGGCCACCCAGACCGAGATCGACACCGAGGAGTTCGACGCATGA
- a CDS encoding Bug family tripartite tricarboxylate transporter substrate binding protein: MKHEDHPTAGLTRRHLLAAGGAAGLAGVAGPLAAQGAFPDGKPITVLVPFAPGGIADLTARTVTQAMGQILKTSIVVDNRPSAGSIVASQAAAKAAPDGLTLLVVSNGNAVSQGLFKKLPYDIHKDFAFISTMAFFELGVLVPENSRFKTLRDVVAFAKANPGKLTVGTIAVGSTQHLSAELFKTRAGIDAVTVPYKGTPAVVNALRTGEIDVGFEILGPIMGQLDAKVIRAVATTGAQRYARLPDVPTVQEQGVSDYVVASWNALAAPAGTPKPIIDRLQAATNEAVSSAGVQQRFKELGVLPRAGSPAELQTLLNNEISRWGAVIKAAKIEPE; the protein is encoded by the coding sequence ATGAAGCACGAAGACCACCCGACCGCCGGCCTGACGCGCCGCCATCTCCTGGCCGCCGGCGGGGCCGCCGGCCTGGCGGGCGTCGCCGGGCCGCTCGCCGCCCAGGGCGCCTTCCCCGACGGCAAGCCGATCACCGTGCTGGTGCCGTTCGCGCCGGGCGGCATCGCCGACCTCACCGCGCGCACGGTGACGCAGGCCATGGGCCAGATCCTCAAGACCAGCATCGTGGTCGACAACCGGCCCAGCGCCGGCAGCATCGTCGCCTCGCAGGCGGCGGCCAAGGCCGCGCCCGACGGCCTGACGCTGCTGGTGGTGAGCAACGGCAACGCCGTCAGCCAGGGGCTGTTCAAGAAGCTGCCCTACGACATCCACAAGGATTTCGCCTTCATCAGCACCATGGCCTTCTTCGAGCTGGGCGTGCTGGTGCCGGAGAACTCGCGCTTCAAGACGCTGCGCGACGTGGTGGCCTTCGCCAAGGCCAACCCCGGCAAGCTGACCGTCGGCACCATCGCCGTCGGCAGCACGCAGCACCTGTCGGCCGAGCTGTTCAAGACCCGCGCCGGCATCGACGCCGTCACCGTGCCCTACAAGGGCACGCCGGCGGTGGTCAACGCGCTGCGCACCGGCGAGATCGACGTCGGCTTCGAGATCCTCGGCCCCATCATGGGCCAGCTCGACGCCAAGGTGATCCGCGCGGTGGCCACCACCGGCGCCCAGCGCTACGCCCGCCTGCCCGACGTGCCCACCGTGCAGGAGCAGGGGGTGTCCGACTACGTGGTGGCGTCGTGGAACGCCCTGGCCGCGCCGGCCGGCACGCCGAAGCCCATCATCGACCGGCTGCAGGCCGCCACCAACGAGGCGGTCAGCAGTGCCGGCGTGCAGCAGCGGTTCAAGGAACTGGGCGTGCTGCCCAGGGCCGGCTCGCCGGCCGAACTGCAGACGCTGCTGAACAACGAGATCAGCCGCTGGGGCGCGGTGATCAAGGCGGCCAAGATCGAGCCGGAGTGA
- a CDS encoding protocatechuate 4,5-dioxygenase subunit alpha — translation MKPRQTPGPAPIPGTVLFDGAMAAKGYALNSMCFSFNDAANRRAFVEDEDAYCARYGLTVEQREAVRRRDVPALLQAGGNVYYLAKLAGIFGLDVQDLGALQTGMSKDAFKAMLVAQGG, via the coding sequence ATGAAGCCCCGCCAGACCCCAGGCCCCGCGCCCATCCCCGGCACCGTGCTGTTCGACGGCGCCATGGCCGCCAAGGGCTATGCGCTCAACAGCATGTGCTTCTCCTTCAACGACGCCGCCAACCGGCGTGCCTTCGTGGAGGACGAGGACGCCTACTGCGCGCGCTACGGCCTGACCGTGGAGCAGCGCGAGGCGGTGCGCCGGCGCGACGTGCCGGCGCTGCTGCAGGCCGGCGGCAACGTGTACTACCTCGCCAAGCTGGCCGGCATCTTCGGCCTGGACGTGCAGGACCTCGGCGCCCTGCAGACGGGCATGAGCAAGGACGCGTTCAAGGCGATGCTCGTCGCCCAGGGGGGCTGA
- a CDS encoding class III extradiol dioxygenase family protein, whose amino-acid sequence MARIVGGITTSHVPAIGGAIARGLQGDPYWKPFFDAFPPVRRWLAEQRPDVAIVFYNDHGLNFFLDKMPAFAVGAAAEYRNADEGWGLPPVRPFAGDPALSWRLIESLAAADFDLTTCQAMTVDHAFTLPMALLWPDQRWPVRVIPVCINTVQHPIPTARRCWALGEAVGRAIAALPDDLKVLVVGTGGLSHQLDGQRAGFIHKDFDLRFMESLVHDPTWATQFDNVELVRQTGTQGIELLMWLAARAALGEAVVQRERLYHIPISNTAAGMMLMEPAAAQRSTCSDARKVRGAIGYR is encoded by the coding sequence ATGGCCCGGATCGTCGGCGGCATCACCACCTCGCACGTGCCCGCCATCGGCGGCGCCATCGCCCGCGGCCTGCAGGGCGACCCGTACTGGAAGCCGTTCTTCGACGCCTTCCCGCCGGTGCGGCGCTGGCTGGCCGAGCAGCGGCCCGACGTGGCCATCGTCTTCTACAACGATCACGGGCTGAACTTCTTCCTCGACAAGATGCCGGCCTTCGCCGTCGGCGCGGCGGCCGAGTACCGCAACGCCGACGAGGGCTGGGGCCTGCCGCCCGTGCGGCCCTTCGCCGGTGATCCGGCGCTGTCGTGGCGGTTGATCGAGTCGCTGGCGGCCGCCGACTTCGACCTCACCACCTGCCAGGCGATGACCGTCGACCACGCCTTCACGCTGCCGATGGCGCTGCTGTGGCCCGACCAGCGCTGGCCGGTGCGCGTGATCCCGGTGTGCATCAACACCGTGCAGCACCCCATCCCCACCGCCCGGCGCTGCTGGGCGTTGGGCGAGGCGGTGGGCCGCGCGATCGCCGCGCTGCCCGACGACCTGAAGGTGCTGGTGGTGGGCACCGGCGGGCTGTCGCACCAGCTCGACGGCCAGCGCGCCGGCTTCATCCACAAGGACTTCGACCTGCGCTTCATGGAAAGCCTGGTCCACGACCCGACGTGGGCCACCCAGTTCGACAACGTCGAGCTGGTGCGGCAGACCGGCACGCAGGGCATCGAGCTGCTGATGTGGCTGGCCGCCCGCGCGGCACTGGGCGAGGCGGTGGTCCAGCGCGAGCGCCTGTACCACATCCCCATCTCCAACACCGCGGCCGGCATGATGCTGATGGAGCCGGCGGCCGCTCAGAGGTCGACCTGCAGCGACGCCCGGAAGGTGCGCGGCGCCATCGGGTACAGGTAG